The following are from one region of the Jeongeupia sp. USM3 genome:
- the murC gene encoding UDP-N-acetylmuramate--L-alanine ligase, translating to MKHKVKRIHFVGIGGVGMSGIAEVLANQGFAVSGTDLGSNAATQRLQAAGAVVHKGHDAAFVADADVVVISSAVKDDNPEVVEARARKIPVIPRALMLAELMRLQRGIAIAGTHGKTTTTSLTASILEAAGMDPTFVIGGKLHAAGSNARLGHGDYLVAEADESDASFLYLSPMISVVTNIDQDHMDTYGHDFDNVKKAFVDFLHHLPFYGRAVLCVDDDNVREILPRVTSPVTTYGTGPDAMLRAENIVPFEGQMRFDAVWENGETRRIPVTLNMPGQHNVLNALAAIAIGLEVGASEDAIQRALATFQGVGRRFQRYGEVACQALPDGPDAGTFTLVDDYGHHPVEMAATIAAARGAFPGRRLLLAFQPHRYSRTRDCFEDFVKVLGTVDGLLLAEVYAAGEAPIVAADGRSLARAVRIGGKVEPIFVEQIADMPAAIVAAAKHGDVVITMGAGSIGTVPGKLVQN from the coding sequence ATGAAACACAAGGTCAAACGGATCCACTTCGTCGGCATCGGCGGGGTCGGCATGAGCGGCATCGCCGAGGTGCTTGCCAACCAGGGCTTCGCCGTCAGCGGCACCGACCTTGGCAGCAATGCCGCGACGCAGCGGTTGCAGGCGGCCGGCGCCGTCGTCCACAAGGGCCACGACGCGGCCTTCGTCGCCGATGCCGACGTGGTGGTGATTTCGAGCGCGGTGAAGGACGACAACCCCGAGGTGGTCGAGGCGCGTGCGCGCAAGATCCCGGTGATTCCGCGTGCGCTGATGCTCGCCGAACTGATGCGGCTGCAGCGCGGCATCGCGATCGCCGGCACCCACGGCAAGACGACGACGACGAGCCTGACCGCCAGCATTCTCGAAGCCGCGGGCATGGACCCGACCTTCGTCATCGGCGGCAAGCTGCACGCCGCCGGCAGCAATGCCCGGCTCGGCCACGGCGACTATCTGGTGGCCGAGGCCGACGAGAGCGACGCGTCCTTCCTCTACCTGAGCCCGATGATCTCGGTCGTGACCAATATCGACCAGGACCACATGGACACGTATGGCCACGACTTCGACAACGTGAAGAAGGCCTTCGTCGATTTCCTGCACCACCTGCCGTTCTACGGCCGCGCGGTGCTGTGCGTCGACGACGACAACGTCCGTGAAATCCTGCCGCGCGTGACCAGCCCGGTGACGACCTATGGCACCGGCCCCGACGCGATGCTGCGCGCCGAGAATATCGTCCCGTTTGAGGGCCAGATGCGTTTCGACGCGGTCTGGGAGAACGGCGAGACCCGGCGGATTCCGGTCACGCTGAACATGCCGGGCCAGCACAACGTGCTGAACGCGCTGGCGGCGATCGCGATCGGCCTCGAGGTCGGCGCGTCCGAAGATGCGATCCAGCGCGCACTGGCGACGTTCCAGGGCGTCGGCCGGCGCTTCCAGCGCTACGGCGAGGTCGCCTGCCAGGCGCTGCCCGACGGCCCGGACGCCGGCACGTTCACGCTGGTCGACGACTACGGCCACCACCCGGTCGAGATGGCCGCGACGATCGCCGCGGCGCGCGGCGCCTTTCCGGGACGCCGGCTGCTGCTGGCTTTCCAGCCGCACCGCTACAGCCGCACGCGCGATTGCTTCGAGGACTTCGTCAAGGTGCTCGGCACCGTCGACGGCCTGCTGCTGGCCGAGGTCTACGCCGCCGGCGAGGCGCCGATCGTCGCCGCCGACGGCCGTTCGCTGGCGCGTGCGGTGCGTATCGGGGGCAAGGTCGAACCGATTTTTGTAGAGCAGATCGCCGACATGCCGGCCGCCATCGTCGCGGCCGCGAAGCACGGCGATGTGGTGATCACGATGGGGGCGGGCTCGATCGGCACCGTTCCCGGCAAACTGGTGCAGAACTGA
- the murD gene encoding UDP-N-acetylmuramoyl-L-alanine--D-glutamate ligase codes for MDFNGKHIIVVGLGITGLSCVRWLARHGARLTVADSRDVPPGADTLAAELPAVETRFGAFTDATFRDAELLVVSPGVPLATPEIARAIDRGVEVAGDVELLARAIRGSGARVLAITGSNGKTTVTSMVGKMCEQAGLKTVVAGNIGLPVLDALTEWEGRSGSPDIWVLELSSFQLETTNSLTPDAAVVLNVTEDHLDRYDGMRDYAQTKARIFNGLGVMVLNREDGWCRGMTQPGRNIVWFGTDAPRNPSEYGLVADGDDVALKLGERTLMKAGDLQLAGLHNAANALAALALTRAIGLPSALSIAALKAFKGLPHRVEFVAEKAGVRYYDDSKGTNVGATEAALKGMSRPVVLIAGGDGKGQDFTPLKTASERICRAVVLIGRDGPQIAGVLNDAMSAFVDANDDGEAFLPVLQVPTLEMAVQMAANLAEPGDVVLLSPACASLDMFRNYHHRAEVFIAAVRGLEG; via the coding sequence ATGGATTTCAACGGCAAACACATCATCGTCGTCGGGCTCGGCATCACCGGGCTGTCGTGCGTGCGCTGGCTCGCGCGCCACGGCGCCCGGCTCACCGTCGCCGACAGCCGCGACGTGCCGCCCGGCGCCGACACGCTGGCCGCCGAGCTGCCCGCTGTCGAGACCCGCTTCGGCGCATTCACCGACGCGACCTTCCGTGACGCCGAGCTGCTCGTCGTCAGCCCCGGCGTGCCGCTGGCGACGCCCGAGATCGCCCGTGCGATCGACCGCGGTGTCGAAGTCGCCGGCGACGTCGAACTGCTCGCGCGCGCGATCCGCGGCAGCGGCGCCCGCGTGCTGGCGATCACCGGCAGCAACGGCAAGACCACGGTCACCAGCATGGTCGGCAAGATGTGCGAGCAGGCCGGGCTGAAGACCGTCGTTGCCGGCAACATCGGCCTGCCGGTGCTCGATGCGCTGACCGAGTGGGAAGGCCGCAGCGGCAGTCCGGACATCTGGGTGCTCGAGCTGTCGAGCTTCCAGCTCGAAACGACGAATTCGCTGACGCCCGATGCGGCCGTCGTGCTCAACGTCACCGAAGACCACCTCGACCGCTACGACGGCATGCGCGACTACGCGCAGACCAAGGCACGGATCTTCAACGGCCTCGGTGTGATGGTGCTGAACCGCGAGGACGGCTGGTGCCGCGGCATGACGCAGCCGGGCCGCAACATCGTCTGGTTCGGTACCGACGCGCCGCGCAATCCGAGCGAGTACGGCCTTGTTGCCGACGGCGACGACGTCGCGCTCAAGCTCGGCGAGCGCACGCTGATGAAGGCGGGGGACCTGCAGCTGGCCGGCCTGCACAATGCCGCCAATGCACTCGCGGCGCTGGCGCTCACAAGGGCGATCGGCCTGCCGAGCGCGCTGTCGATCGCCGCGCTCAAGGCGTTCAAGGGCTTGCCGCACCGGGTCGAGTTCGTCGCCGAGAAGGCCGGCGTCCGCTACTACGACGACTCGAAGGGCACCAACGTCGGCGCGACCGAAGCCGCGCTCAAGGGCATGAGCCGGCCGGTGGTGCTGATCGCCGGCGGCGATGGCAAGGGCCAGGACTTCACGCCGCTGAAGACGGCGTCCGAGCGCATCTGCCGTGCCGTGGTGCTGATCGGCCGCGACGGCCCGCAGATCGCCGGGGTACTCAACGACGCGATGTCGGCGTTTGTCGACGCCAACGACGACGGCGAGGCCTTCCTGCCGGTGCTGCAGGTGCCGACGCTCGAGATGGCCGTACAGATGGCCGCCAACCTCGCCGAGCCGGGCGATGTCGTGCTATTGAGCCCGGCGTGCGCCAGCCTCGACATGTTCCGCAACTATCACCACCGCGCGGAAGTGTTCATCGCCGCCGTGCGGGGTCTGGAAGGCTGA
- the murG gene encoding undecaprenyldiphospho-muramoylpentapeptide beta-N-acetylglucosaminyltransferase yields the protein MAGGTGGHIFPALAVAKAMRERGWDVVWLGAAGAMETRIVPQHDIPLETLAITGVRGKGLVKKLAQPWVQLKALYGSLRTIFRHRPDVAIGFGGFTGFPGGLAMRLLWLPLVVHEQNSVAGLTNKALSKLASRVLFAFPSAFRTAPPRFDCVGNPVRDAITAVAEPAQRFAGRSGPLKLLVVGGSLGAQVFNEQVPKALALLPEAERPVVIHQAGEKHIDALKANYAAAGVAAECAAFIGDMAGAYADADLVLCRAGALTVSELACVGAAAVLVPFPHAVDDHQTGNARYLSDAGAGVLLQQSEFGAERFAALLKETNRARCLAMAQKARQLAKPDATERVVAVIEELAR from the coding sequence ATGGCCGGCGGTACCGGCGGCCACATCTTCCCGGCACTCGCCGTGGCCAAGGCGATGCGCGAACGCGGCTGGGATGTGGTCTGGCTCGGCGCGGCCGGGGCGATGGAAACGCGCATCGTGCCGCAGCACGACATCCCGCTCGAAACGCTGGCCATTACCGGCGTGCGCGGCAAGGGGCTCGTGAAGAAGCTGGCCCAGCCGTGGGTGCAGCTGAAAGCGCTGTACGGCTCGCTGCGGACCATTTTCCGCCACCGCCCCGACGTGGCGATCGGCTTCGGCGGCTTTACCGGTTTCCCAGGCGGTCTGGCGATGCGGCTCTTGTGGCTGCCGCTGGTCGTGCACGAACAGAACTCGGTCGCCGGCCTCACCAACAAGGCGCTGTCGAAGCTCGCCAGCCGCGTGCTGTTCGCGTTTCCGTCGGCGTTCCGTACAGCACCGCCGCGGTTTGACTGCGTCGGCAATCCGGTCCGCGATGCGATCACGGCGGTCGCCGAACCCGCGCAGCGTTTCGCCGGTCGAAGCGGGCCGCTGAAGCTGCTGGTCGTCGGCGGCAGTCTCGGCGCGCAGGTGTTCAACGAACAGGTGCCGAAGGCGCTGGCGCTGCTGCCCGAGGCCGAACGGCCGGTGGTGATCCATCAGGCCGGCGAGAAGCACATCGACGCCCTGAAGGCCAACTACGCCGCGGCCGGCGTTGCCGCCGAGTGCGCCGCCTTCATCGGCGACATGGCCGGCGCCTATGCCGATGCCGATCTGGTGCTGTGCCGTGCCGGCGCGCTGACGGTGTCCGAGCTGGCCTGCGTCGGTGCCGCGGCGGTGCTGGTGCCGTTCCCGCACGCGGTCGACGACCACCAGACCGGCAATGCGCGTTATCTCAGCGATGCCGGCGCCGGCGTGCTGCTGCAACAAAGCGAATTCGGCGCCGAGCGTTTCGCGGCGCTGCTGAAAGAAACAAACCGTGCGCGCTGCCTTGCGATGGCCCAGAAGGCCCGGCAGCTCGCCAAACCCGACGCGACCGAACGGGTCGTGGCGGTGATCGAGGAACTGGCAAGATGA
- a CDS encoding D-alanine--D-alanine ligase, with protein sequence MKQYGKVAVVMGGESSEREVSLMSGRGVLEALRSQGVDAHAFDPAEKPLEALHEEGFDRAFLILHGGDGEDGTIQGALEYLGIPYTGCGVMASAIGMDKWRTKLMWQAVGLPVPAYLLLDAQSDFESVIPKLGSPVFVKPSNGGSSVGVTKCRTADEIRAAYEEAAKYDPLVMVEQAVSGGEYSCAVLDGRALATVKIEPATEFYDYDAKYFRDDTVYTCPGLQGEAEAQARVLAEAAYRVLGATGWARIDFLTDADGKVYLLEPNTAPGMTSHSLFPMCAREAGIGYEQLVLQILDTTLEAE encoded by the coding sequence ATGAAGCAATACGGCAAGGTCGCCGTGGTGATGGGCGGCGAATCGAGCGAGCGCGAAGTCTCGCTGATGAGCGGCCGTGGCGTGCTCGAGGCACTGCGCAGCCAGGGCGTCGACGCCCATGCGTTCGATCCGGCCGAAAAACCGCTCGAGGCGCTGCACGAGGAGGGGTTCGACCGGGCCTTCCTGATCCTGCACGGCGGCGACGGCGAGGACGGCACGATCCAGGGCGCGCTCGAATACCTCGGCATTCCGTACACGGGCTGCGGCGTGATGGCGAGCGCGATCGGCATGGACAAGTGGCGCACCAAGCTGATGTGGCAGGCCGTCGGCCTGCCGGTGCCGGCCTACCTGCTGCTCGACGCGCAGAGCGATTTCGAATCGGTGATCCCGAAGCTCGGCTCGCCGGTGTTCGTTAAACCGTCGAACGGCGGTTCGAGCGTCGGCGTCACCAAGTGCCGCACAGCAGACGAAATCCGGGCCGCGTACGAGGAAGCCGCCAAGTACGACCCGCTGGTGATGGTCGAGCAGGCCGTGTCCGGCGGCGAATACAGCTGCGCGGTGCTCGACGGCCGCGCGCTGGCGACGGTGAAGATCGAGCCGGCGACTGAGTTCTACGACTACGACGCCAAGTACTTCCGCGACGACACCGTCTACACCTGCCCGGGTCTGCAGGGCGAAGCCGAAGCGCAGGCGCGCGTGCTCGCCGAAGCCGCCTACCGCGTGCTCGGCGCGACCGGCTGGGCGCGGATCGACTTCCTGACCGACGCCGACGGCAAGGTCTACCTGCTCGAACCGAACACCGCGCCGGGCATGACCAGCCACAGCCTGTTCCCGATGTGCGCGCGCGAAGCCGGCATCGGCTACGAGCAGCTGGTGCTGCAGATCCTCGATACGACGCTGGAGGCTGAATGA
- the mraY gene encoding phospho-N-acetylmuramoyl-pentapeptide-transferase — MLLWLTQWLGESIRAFNVFNYITLRAVLATMTALTISWVLGPWVIRKLTEMKVGQAVRSDGPQTHLVKAGTPTMGGTLILLSIGLTTLLWGDLANKYVWLVLIVTMATGIIGFVDDYKKVALKNPKGLSAKAKMFWQSAIAIGAGLFLVNVGQLPAQTGFIIPFYKEILYPFGAIGFCVLTYFVIVGTSNAVNLTDGLDGLAIMPTVLVSGAFCIFAYVAGNIKFATYLGVPHVPGAGELVIFCAAMAGAGLGFLWFNAYPAEVFMGDVGALALGAGLGTVAVVVRQEIVLLIMGGVFVVEALSVMIQVASFKMTGKRVFRMAPLHHHYELKGWKETQVVVRFWIITMLLVLVGLATLKLR; from the coding sequence ATGCTGCTTTGGCTGACACAATGGCTCGGCGAATCGATCCGCGCCTTCAATGTCTTCAACTACATCACGCTGCGCGCGGTGCTGGCGACGATGACCGCGCTGACGATCTCGTGGGTGCTCGGGCCCTGGGTGATCCGCAAGCTGACCGAAATGAAGGTCGGCCAGGCGGTGCGCAGCGACGGCCCGCAGACGCATCTGGTCAAGGCCGGTACGCCGACGATGGGCGGTACGCTGATTCTGCTGTCGATCGGCCTGACGACGCTGCTGTGGGGCGATCTGGCCAACAAGTACGTCTGGCTGGTGCTGATCGTCACGATGGCGACCGGCATCATCGGCTTCGTCGACGACTACAAGAAGGTTGCGCTGAAGAACCCGAAGGGCTTGAGCGCCAAGGCCAAGATGTTCTGGCAGTCCGCGATCGCGATCGGCGCAGGGCTGTTCCTCGTCAACGTCGGCCAGTTGCCGGCGCAGACCGGCTTCATCATCCCGTTCTACAAGGAAATCCTCTACCCGTTCGGCGCGATCGGCTTCTGCGTGCTGACCTATTTCGTCATCGTCGGCACCAGCAACGCGGTCAACCTGACCGACGGCCTCGACGGCCTCGCGATCATGCCGACGGTGCTGGTTTCGGGTGCGTTCTGCATCTTCGCCTACGTCGCCGGCAACATCAAATTCGCCACCTACCTCGGCGTTCCGCACGTACCCGGCGCCGGCGAGCTGGTGATCTTCTGCGCGGCGATGGCCGGCGCGGGGCTCGGCTTCCTGTGGTTCAACGCCTATCCGGCCGAGGTGTTCATGGGCGACGTCGGCGCACTGGCGCTCGGTGCCGGCCTCGGCACCGTCGCGGTCGTCGTGCGGCAGGAAATCGTCCTTCTGATCATGGGCGGCGTCTTCGTCGTCGAAGCGCTGTCGGTGATGATCCAGGTCGCCAGCTTCAAGATGACCGGCAAGCGCGTGTTCCGGATGGCGCCGCTGCACCACCACTACGAACTCAAGGGCTGGAAGGAGACGCAGGTCGTCGTCCGCTTCTGGATCATCACCATGCTGCTGGTCCTTGTCGGCCTGGCGACGCTGAAGCTGCGCTAG
- the ftsW gene encoding putative lipid II flippase FtsW gives MKAIFYRALKRIRPSMAAYDQALLWCVLLLLTIGLVMVYSASIAMAEVDKDTGFRSTYFLIRHSIFLVVGVVAAFFAFSVSTRTLQQYAPLLFILGVLLLILVLIPGIGREVNGSRRWLGLVVINLQPSELMKLIVAFYAADYTVRKAAFMGGDFWPSITKGLLPMLFVMLIVGGLLLLEPDFGAFAVITAIAMGLLFLGGFNWRLFAGLIVLLGIGFVGLIASSPYRRARVLGFLDPWQDPYGKGYQLSHSLIAFGRGEWHGVGLGASVEKLSYLPEAHTDFLMAIIAEEFGLLGVVVVVGLFAFLVFRCFMIGVQAAKLDRAYQALVAQGIGIWIGVQSVINIGVNMGLLPTKGLTLPLLSFGGSGIVANLLALGVVMRIDYENRQLMRGRKV, from the coding sequence ATGAAAGCGATCTTCTACCGGGCCCTCAAGCGCATCCGCCCCAGCATGGCCGCCTACGACCAGGCGCTGCTGTGGTGCGTGCTCTTGCTGCTGACCATCGGCCTGGTGATGGTCTACTCGGCGTCGATCGCGATGGCCGAGGTCGACAAGGACACCGGTTTCCGCAGCACCTATTTCCTGATCCGGCACTCGATCTTCCTCGTCGTCGGCGTGGTCGCGGCCTTCTTTGCCTTCAGCGTCTCGACCCGGACCCTGCAGCAGTACGCGCCGCTGCTGTTCATCCTCGGCGTACTGCTGCTGATCCTGGTGCTGATCCCCGGCATCGGCCGCGAGGTCAACGGCAGCCGCCGCTGGCTCGGCCTGGTGGTGATCAACCTGCAGCCGTCCGAGCTGATGAAGCTGATCGTCGCGTTCTACGCGGCCGACTACACGGTGCGCAAGGCGGCGTTCATGGGCGGCGACTTCTGGCCCAGCATCACCAAGGGCCTGCTGCCGATGCTGTTCGTGATGCTGATCGTCGGCGGCCTCTTGCTGCTCGAACCGGACTTCGGCGCGTTCGCGGTGATTACCGCGATCGCCATGGGCCTGCTGTTCCTCGGCGGTTTCAACTGGCGGCTGTTTGCCGGACTGATCGTGCTGCTCGGCATCGGCTTCGTCGGCCTGATCGCCAGTTCGCCTTACCGGCGCGCGCGCGTGCTCGGCTTCCTCGACCCGTGGCAGGACCCGTACGGCAAGGGCTACCAGCTGAGCCACTCGCTGATCGCCTTCGGCCGCGGCGAATGGCACGGCGTCGGCCTCGGTGCCAGCGTCGAGAAGCTCTCCTACCTGCCCGAAGCGCACACCGACTTCCTGATGGCGATCATCGCCGAGGAGTTCGGCCTGCTCGGCGTCGTCGTCGTCGTCGGCCTGTTCGCCTTCCTGGTGTTCCGCTGCTTCATGATCGGGGTGCAGGCGGCCAAGCTCGACCGCGCCTACCAGGCGCTGGTGGCGCAGGGCATCGGCATCTGGATCGGCGTGCAGTCGGTGATCAACATCGGCGTGAACATGGGCCTGCTGCCGACCAAGGGCCTGACGCTGCCGCTGCTGTCGTTCGGCGGCTCGGGCATCGTCGCCAACCTGCTGGCGCTCGGCGTCGTGATGCGCATCGACTACGAGAACAGGCAGCTGATGCGGGGGCGGAAAGTATGA
- the ftsA gene encoding cell division protein FtsA, giving the protein MSKKEAAVSRDANNLIVGLDIGTSKIVAVAAEIQDDGMLNVVGLGSATSRGLKRGVVVDIEKTVGAIQSALGEAELMADCKIREVFTGIAGSHIKGINSDGMVAIKDKEVTDADVQRVIETASAVNIPTDHQVLHILAQEYMIDGQEGVKEPLGMSGVRLHVNVHIVSGAVSAVQNITKCVRRCGLEIAEVVLQPLASATSVLTDDEKELGVCLVDVGGGTTDLAVFMGGAIRHTAVIPIAGDQITNDIAMALRTPTAEAENIKIQHGVALRHMTDPQQMIEVPGVGERGSRQMSRHTLAEVVEPRIEELYALVQAELRRNGFEDRLSSGIVITGGASLMPGMVELAEEIFHMPVRLGLPKYVGGLAEVVKNPRYSTAVGLLLLAREQYHKNPAGKAKDGSFGDILGRMKAWFQNNF; this is encoded by the coding sequence ATGAGTAAGAAAGAGGCTGCTGTGAGTAGAGACGCGAACAACCTCATCGTCGGGCTCGATATTGGGACATCCAAGATCGTCGCCGTCGCTGCCGAGATCCAGGACGACGGCATGCTGAACGTCGTCGGCCTCGGTTCGGCGACCAGCCGCGGCCTCAAGCGCGGCGTCGTCGTCGACATCGAGAAGACCGTCGGCGCGATCCAGAGCGCGCTCGGCGAGGCCGAGCTGATGGCCGACTGCAAGATCCGCGAAGTGTTCACCGGCATCGCTGGCAGCCACATCAAGGGGATCAACTCGGACGGCATGGTCGCGATCAAGGACAAGGAGGTCACCGACGCCGACGTCCAGCGCGTGATCGAGACCGCCAGCGCGGTCAACATCCCGACCGACCACCAGGTGCTGCACATCCTGGCGCAGGAATACATGATCGACGGCCAGGAAGGCGTGAAGGAGCCGCTAGGCATGTCCGGCGTGCGGCTGCATGTCAATGTCCACATCGTCTCGGGCGCCGTGTCGGCGGTGCAGAACATCACCAAGTGCGTGCGCCGCTGCGGCCTCGAGATTGCCGAGGTCGTGCTGCAGCCGCTGGCGTCGGCAACGTCGGTGCTGACCGACGACGAGAAGGAACTCGGCGTCTGCCTCGTCGACGTCGGCGGCGGCACGACCGACCTGGCGGTGTTCATGGGCGGCGCGATCCGCCATACCGCGGTGATTCCGATCGCCGGCGACCAGATCACCAACGACATCGCGATGGCGCTGCGCACGCCGACGGCCGAGGCCGAGAACATCAAGATCCAGCACGGCGTCGCGCTGCGGCACATGACCGATCCGCAGCAGATGATCGAGGTGCCCGGTGTCGGCGAGCGCGGCTCGCGCCAGATGAGCCGGCACACGCTGGCCGAAGTCGTCGAGCCGCGGATCGAGGAGCTTTACGCGCTGGTGCAGGCCGAGCTGCGCCGCAACGGTTTCGAGGACCGGCTGTCCTCCGGCATCGTCATCACCGGCGGCGCCTCGCTGATGCCGGGCATGGTCGAGCTCGCCGAAGAAATCTTCCACATGCCGGTCCGGCTCGGGCTGCCGAAATACGTCGGCGGTCTGGCCGAGGTCGTCAAGAATCCGCGCTATTCGACCGCGGTCGGCCTGCTGTTGTTGGCCAGGGAGCAATACCACAAGAATCCGGCCGGCAAGGCCAAGGACGGATCGTTCGGGGACATTCTGGGCCGCATGAAGGCGTGGTTCCAGAATAATTTTTAG
- a CDS encoding cell division protein FtsQ/DivIB, producing the protein MWDRPQLLMWFANLLTALAVLLLFYSLVFLTIHSPLFPVRQVKIDGELSHVTKEQLQYVIRNELKGTFFTLDLDKTRQAFEKLPWVREVNVRRRWPDRLEVSIEEQRAYARWGSIALLNTYGERFDAASNEALPVLEGPEGTEKLMVEGYRVLTDAMAPLQKAPTHLWLSPRRAWRFQLDNGVVVEVGRDDAVERVRRFAEAYPNSLALIAEKHPFEYVDLRYPNGFAVRLPAYKPEETAKPGARPVAARPAAAKPAASMPAVKPKPRSASA; encoded by the coding sequence ATGTGGGATAGGCCGCAACTGCTGATGTGGTTCGCCAACCTGCTCACCGCGCTGGCGGTGCTGCTGCTGTTCTATTCGCTGGTGTTTCTGACGATCCACTCGCCGCTGTTCCCGGTCCGCCAGGTCAAGATCGACGGCGAGCTGTCGCATGTCACCAAGGAACAGTTGCAGTACGTGATCCGGAACGAACTGAAGGGGACGTTCTTCACGCTCGACCTCGACAAGACGCGCCAGGCGTTCGAGAAGCTGCCGTGGGTGCGCGAGGTCAACGTGCGCCGGCGCTGGCCGGACCGGCTCGAAGTCAGCATCGAGGAGCAGCGCGCGTATGCCCGCTGGGGTTCGATCGCCCTGCTCAATACCTACGGCGAGCGTTTCGACGCCGCCAGCAACGAGGCGCTGCCGGTGCTCGAAGGGCCCGAAGGCACCGAAAAGCTGATGGTCGAAGGCTACCGGGTGCTCACGGACGCGATGGCGCCGCTGCAGAAGGCGCCGACGCACCTGTGGCTGTCGCCACGGCGCGCCTGGCGCTTCCAGCTCGACAACGGCGTCGTCGTCGAGGTCGGCCGCGACGACGCGGTCGAGCGCGTGCGCCGCTTTGCCGAAGCGTATCCGAACTCGCTGGCGCTGATCGCCGAGAAGCATCCGTTCGAATATGTCGACCTGCGTTACCCGAACGGCTTTGCCGTCCGGCTGCCGGCGTACAAGCCCGAGGAGACGGCCAAGCCGGGTGCCAGGCCCGTCGCGGCCAGACCGGCTGCCGCGAAGCCTGCGGCCAGCATGCCGGCAGTGAAACCCAAGCCCCGCAGCGCTTCGGCGTAG
- the murF gene encoding UDP-N-acetylmuramoyl-tripeptide--D-alanyl-D-alanine ligase — MMLTLHDAAQAVGGAVQGDAAAAFARVTTDSRDIREGDLFVALRGERFDGHDFADAALAQGAAAVLVETAGAGNRIVVADTLKALGELASHWRDVIAPKLVAITGSNGKTSVKEMTASILAAHAGSEAVLATRGNLNNHIGVPLTLLSLRPQHRYAVVEMGMNHFGEIDYLTRMARPDVALVNNAGAAHLEALGSVEGVARAKGEIFAGLVAGGTAILNADDDYAPLWRELATGRSQTGFGLGAAADVRATGVVAGALGSRFTLETPAGEAPVELGVPGMHNVRNALAATAAALALDVPLVICTAGLAAYQGVKGRLERKQAGSGALLIDDSYNANPDSMKAAIDVLVRIGAEQHKRTLLVLGDIGEVGADAPARHAEVGAYAKAAGVQALFTLGEQMREAATAFGSRHFDTLAALLAELGPEAGPDAVVLVKGSRFMRMERVVDALVNEQGNN; from the coding sequence ATGATGCTGACGTTGCACGATGCAGCGCAGGCCGTCGGTGGCGCCGTTCAAGGCGACGCGGCGGCGGCGTTCGCGCGTGTCACCACCGACAGCCGCGACATCCGCGAGGGCGACCTGTTTGTCGCGCTGCGCGGCGAGCGTTTCGACGGCCACGACTTTGCCGATGCCGCGCTGGCGCAGGGCGCGGCCGCGGTGCTGGTCGAGACCGCGGGTGCGGGCAACCGCATCGTCGTTGCCGACACGCTCAAGGCGCTCGGCGAACTGGCGAGCCACTGGCGCGACGTGATCGCGCCGAAGCTGGTCGCGATCACCGGCAGCAACGGCAAGACCAGCGTCAAGGAAATGACCGCGTCCATCCTCGCCGCCCATGCCGGCTCCGAGGCGGTGCTGGCGACGCGCGGCAACCTGAACAACCACATCGGCGTGCCGCTGACGCTGCTGAGCCTGCGACCGCAGCACCGATATGCGGTGGTCGAGATGGGCATGAACCATTTCGGCGAGATCGACTATCTGACGCGGATGGCGCGGCCCGATGTCGCGCTGGTCAACAACGCCGGCGCCGCGCACCTCGAGGCGCTCGGCTCGGTCGAAGGCGTCGCGCGCGCCAAGGGCGAGATCTTCGCCGGCCTCGTCGCCGGCGGCACGGCGATTCTCAATGCCGACGACGACTACGCGCCGCTGTGGCGCGAACTCGCCACCGGCCGGTCGCAGACCGGTTTCGGCCTCGGCGCCGCTGCCGACGTCCGCGCGACCGGGGTCGTTGCCGGCGCGCTCGGCAGCCGTTTCACGCTGGAGACCCCGGCCGGCGAAGCGCCGGTCGAGCTTGGCGTGCCGGGCATGCACAACGTCCGCAACGCGCTCGCCGCGACCGCCGCGGCGCTGGCGCTGGATGTGCCGCTTGTGATTTGTACCGCTGGCCTTGCCGCATACCAGGGGGTAAAAGGCCGGCTCGAACGCAAGCAGGCGGGCTCGGGCGCGCTGCTGATCGACGACAGCTACAACGCCAATCCGGATTCGATGAAGGCCGCGATCGACGTGCTGGTGCGTATCGGCGCCGAGCAGCACAAGCGGACCTTGCTGGTGCTCGGCGATATCGGCGAGGTCGGTGCCGACGCGCCGGCGCGGCACGCCGAGGTCGGTGCCTATGCCAAGGCGGCCGGCGTGCAGGCGCTGTTCACGCTCGGCGAACAGATGCGCGAGGCCGCCACGGCGTTCGGCAGCCGGCATTTCGACACGCTGGCCGCGCTGCTCGCCGAACTCGGGCCCGAAGCCGGGCCGGATGCGGTGGTGCTGGTCAAGGGGTCGCGCTTCATGCGCATGGAGCGCGTCGTCGACGCGCTCGTCAACGAACAGGGAAACAACTAG